The Aphis gossypii isolate Hap1 chromosome 3, ASM2018417v2, whole genome shotgun sequence genome includes a region encoding these proteins:
- the LOC114121399 gene encoding zinc finger CCCH domain-containing protein 18 isoform X5 — translation MESDNSTNSDDSQSNNSSRSASPETVAREQSVSGSPSASSHNSAPQSPDNNTSGSQSIDNGVQSPEQDNDDEDDDPQSPDSSSSKSKSPVVEPCSPEHQQNDEPHSPSSESSSSSRVSSTAGSPDRNSHSRPSSKVSSRSNESDKETKEPHDNYLSDVSDEDSMDNINDDNASQKSAKEWKSDNDTHSSSKEIVIPVNGHNNVDAKTEQPNVVNDAEEPLDFEAEDGEDGECDEPKPVKDETEIEEEKEPEELEEGEVSDEGEHRPEETEPRPICRFYSRGQCTWGASCRFLHPGVADKGNYSMFEMVRPIPPPGGLPSFYPNDSYRSHERTLIPGGPIAPIKKDDIPPVETAWERGLRQAKEILKKSNKKKETDIDFEEKKMNLTSNQEEVEKENDYYAQQRPTSPTASPALSPPIERFKPDLEARHHRGPLPDAYVDEFMPPQVDFYHHRPEFWPPHHGRPLPHFPPGHPIDFHAPPRRNPYYPYPPPEPYYHPGLKPHHRGLPPKYPPNREVIMQRSEKSYSPQPSGHRNRRDRSSSRPRRGDDWSDPWMRSKSPGGRSKLRGRKKSYSSHSSFSSSRSSSSSSNSSYSTRSRSRGRSNSITKSRKKAPPLSFKTSPGRKTNRKPERNPSPDAFDKKPMNRSMNPPVPTNRWSVSPTNTPASIQPVQRARQMPMPPRFAVNKSSGAKSPATTHTSSSSSSSESASESGSSESSDSSGSESSSEGGSPKQKKLGLSPNKLLKKKMHKAQMKLNKKKMGAPIIPPVKKEKSISQGKKRSLESDNDDNKSSSPPRKKGGAAPSRREELLKQLKAVEDAIARKKSKVAL, via the exons ATGGAATCAGACAATTCTACAAATTCTGATGACTCACAATCAAATAATTCAAGCCGATCTGCATCACCAGAAACTGTAGCTAGAGAGCAATCTGTTAGCGGTTCGCCTTCAGCATCCAGTCATAATTCTGCTCCACAAAGCCCTGACAATAATACTTCTGGGTCTCAGAGCATAGATAATGGAGTACAAAGTCCGGAACAGGATAATGATGATGAAGATGATGATCCTCAGTCACCTGATAGTTCATCATCTAAATCAAAAAGTCCTGTTGTTGAACCTTGTAGTCCTGAACATCAACAAAATGATGAGCCACATAGTCCAAGTTCAGAATCTAGTTCATCGAGTCGTGTATCTTCTACAGCTGGTTCTCCTGATAGAAATAGCCATTCTCGGCCTTCATCCAAAGTTTCTTCAAGAAGCAATGAATCTGATAAAGAAACAAAAGAACctcatgataattatttatcggaTGTTTCTGATGAAGACTCAATGGACAATATAAATGATGATAATGCTTcccaa aaaagtgCAAAAGAATGGAAAAGTGATAATGATACTCATTCTTCTTCAAAAGAAATTGTTATTCCAGTTAATGGTCACAACAATGTGGATGCTAAAACTGAGCAGCCTAATGTAGTTAATGATGCTGAAGAACCTTTAGACTTTGAAGCTGAAGACGGAGAAGATGGGGAATGTGACGAACCAAAACCAGTTAAAGATGAAACTGAGAttgaagaagaaaaagaaCCTGAAGAGCTTGAAGAGGGTGAAGTTTCTGATGAAGGTGAACATCGACCAGAAGAGACTGAACCCAGGCCGATATGTCGTTTTTATTCGAGAGGACAATGTACATGGGGTGCAAGCTGTCG atttttacatCCGGGCGTCGCAGACAAAGGCAATTATTCAATGTTTGAAATGGTACGCCCAATACCACCACCTGGTGGCTTACCATCATTTTATCCAAATGATTCTTATCGATCACATGAAAGAACTTtg ATTCCTGGAGGTCCGATTGcaccaataaaaaaagatgATATACCACCTGTTGAAACTGCCTGGGAAAGAGGATTACGTCAAGCTAAAGAG atacttaaaaagtctaataaaaaaaaagaaactgaTATTGactttgaagaaaaaaaaatgaacctaACATCAAACCAAGAAGAAgtagaaaaagaaaatgattACTATGCGCAGCAGCGTCCAACTAGTCCAACTGCTTCTCCTGCTTTAAGTCCTCCCATTGAAAGATt taaacctGATTTAGAAGCCCGGCATCATAGAGGTCCTCTACCAGATGCTTATGTAGACGAATTTATGCCTCCACAAGTAGATTTTTATCATCATCGACCAGAATTTTGGCCTCCTCATCATGGTCGTCCTTTACCTCATTTTCCTCCTGGACATCCAATTGATTTTCATGCTCCGCCTCGAAGGAATCCATATTATCCATATCCACCCCCTGAACCTTATTATCATCCAGGTTTGAAACCTCACCATCGAGGTTTGCCCCCTAAGTACCCTCCTAATAGAGAAGTAATAATGCAACGCTCTGAAAAATCTTAcag tcCTCAACCTTCTGGTCATCGTAATAGAAGAGATAGGTCATCAAGTCGACCACGAAGAGGAGATGATTGGTCTGATCCATGGATGAGATCTAAATCACCTGGAGGTCGATCTAAACTTAGAGGAAGAAAGAAGTCTTATTCTTCTCACTCTTCATTTTCGTCATCAAG ATCCAGCAGTAGTTCAAGTAACTCAAGTTATAGCACACGTAGTCGTTCAAGAGGTAGATCtaattcaattacaaaaaGTAGGAAGAAAGCGCCTCCATTGTCATTTAAAACATCTCCTGGCCGTAAAACAAATAGAAAGCCAG agagGAATCCTTCACCAGATGCATTTGACAAAAAACCAATGAATCGATCAATGAATCCCCCAGTACCAACTAATAGATGGTCTGTTTCCCCAACTAATACACCAGCTTCTATACAACCTGTACAAAG agCTAGGCAAATGCCAATGCCACCTAGGTTTGCAGTAAATAAATCAAGTGGAGCTAAGTCACCAGCTACTACTCACACCTCTTCATCTTCATCAAGCAGTGAATCAGCCTCTGAATCAGGTTCTTCGGAATCTTCTGATTCAAGTGGTTCAGAATCTTCATCTGAAGGAGGAAgtccaaaacaaaaaaaactaggATTGTCTCCCAAcaaattgcttaaaaaaaaa atgCATAAAGcacaaatgaaattaaataagaagAAAATGGGAGCTCCAATTATTCCTCCAGTTAAAAaag aaaaatcaatttctCAAGGAAAAAAGAGATCATTAGAATccgataatgatgataataaaagtTCTTCTCCACCAAGA aagaaAGGAGGAGCAGCACCATCGAGACGAGAAGAGTTGTTAAAACAACTTAAGGCTGTAGAAGATGCCATTGCTCGGAAAAAGTCCAAAGTagcattgtaa
- the LOC114121399 gene encoding zinc finger CCCH domain-containing protein 18 isoform X4, with the protein MESDNSTNSDDSQSNNSSRSASPETVAREQSVSGSPSASSHNSAPQSPDNNTSGSQSIDNGVQSPEQDNDDEDDDPQSPDSSSSKSKSPVVEPCSPEHQQNDEPHSPSSESSSSSRVSSTAGSPDRNSHSRPSSKVSSRSNESDKETKEPHDNYLSDVSDEDSMDNINDDNASQKSAKEWKSDNDTHSSSKEIVIPVNGHNNVDAKTEQPNVVNDAEEPLDFEAEDGEDGECDEPKPVKDETEIEEEKEPEELEEGEVSDEGEHRPEETEPRPICRFYSRGQCTWGASCRFLHPGVADKGNYSMFEMVRPIPPPGGLPSFYPNDSYRSHERTLIPGGPIAPIKKDDIPPVETAWERGLRQAKEILKKSNKKKETDIDFEEKKMNLTSNQEEVEKENDYYAQQRPTSPTASPALSPPIERFKPDLEARHHRGPLPDAYVDEFMPPQVDFYHHRPEFWPPHHGRPLPHFPPGHPIDFHAPPRRNPYYPYPPPEPYYHPGLKPHHRGLPPKYPPNREVIMQRSEKSYSPQPSGHRNRRDRSSSRPRRGDDWSDPWMRSKSPGGRSKLRGRKKSYSSHSSFSSSRSSSSSSNSSYSTRSRSRGRSNSITKSRKKAPPLSFKTSPGRKTNRKPERNPSPDAFDKKPMNRSMNPPVPTNRWSVSPTNTPASIQPVQRARQMPMPPRFAVNKSSGAKSPATTHTSSSSSSSESASESGSSESSDSSGSESSSEGGSPKQKKLGLSPNKLLKKKMHKAQMKLNKKKMGAPIIPPVKKEKSISQGKKRSLESDNDDNKSSSPPRKKGGAAPSRREELLKQLKAVEDAIARKKSKVALKCE; encoded by the exons ATGGAATCAGACAATTCTACAAATTCTGATGACTCACAATCAAATAATTCAAGCCGATCTGCATCACCAGAAACTGTAGCTAGAGAGCAATCTGTTAGCGGTTCGCCTTCAGCATCCAGTCATAATTCTGCTCCACAAAGCCCTGACAATAATACTTCTGGGTCTCAGAGCATAGATAATGGAGTACAAAGTCCGGAACAGGATAATGATGATGAAGATGATGATCCTCAGTCACCTGATAGTTCATCATCTAAATCAAAAAGTCCTGTTGTTGAACCTTGTAGTCCTGAACATCAACAAAATGATGAGCCACATAGTCCAAGTTCAGAATCTAGTTCATCGAGTCGTGTATCTTCTACAGCTGGTTCTCCTGATAGAAATAGCCATTCTCGGCCTTCATCCAAAGTTTCTTCAAGAAGCAATGAATCTGATAAAGAAACAAAAGAACctcatgataattatttatcggaTGTTTCTGATGAAGACTCAATGGACAATATAAATGATGATAATGCTTcccaa aaaagtgCAAAAGAATGGAAAAGTGATAATGATACTCATTCTTCTTCAAAAGAAATTGTTATTCCAGTTAATGGTCACAACAATGTGGATGCTAAAACTGAGCAGCCTAATGTAGTTAATGATGCTGAAGAACCTTTAGACTTTGAAGCTGAAGACGGAGAAGATGGGGAATGTGACGAACCAAAACCAGTTAAAGATGAAACTGAGAttgaagaagaaaaagaaCCTGAAGAGCTTGAAGAGGGTGAAGTTTCTGATGAAGGTGAACATCGACCAGAAGAGACTGAACCCAGGCCGATATGTCGTTTTTATTCGAGAGGACAATGTACATGGGGTGCAAGCTGTCG atttttacatCCGGGCGTCGCAGACAAAGGCAATTATTCAATGTTTGAAATGGTACGCCCAATACCACCACCTGGTGGCTTACCATCATTTTATCCAAATGATTCTTATCGATCACATGAAAGAACTTtg ATTCCTGGAGGTCCGATTGcaccaataaaaaaagatgATATACCACCTGTTGAAACTGCCTGGGAAAGAGGATTACGTCAAGCTAAAGAG atacttaaaaagtctaataaaaaaaaagaaactgaTATTGactttgaagaaaaaaaaatgaacctaACATCAAACCAAGAAGAAgtagaaaaagaaaatgattACTATGCGCAGCAGCGTCCAACTAGTCCAACTGCTTCTCCTGCTTTAAGTCCTCCCATTGAAAGATt taaacctGATTTAGAAGCCCGGCATCATAGAGGTCCTCTACCAGATGCTTATGTAGACGAATTTATGCCTCCACAAGTAGATTTTTATCATCATCGACCAGAATTTTGGCCTCCTCATCATGGTCGTCCTTTACCTCATTTTCCTCCTGGACATCCAATTGATTTTCATGCTCCGCCTCGAAGGAATCCATATTATCCATATCCACCCCCTGAACCTTATTATCATCCAGGTTTGAAACCTCACCATCGAGGTTTGCCCCCTAAGTACCCTCCTAATAGAGAAGTAATAATGCAACGCTCTGAAAAATCTTAcag tcCTCAACCTTCTGGTCATCGTAATAGAAGAGATAGGTCATCAAGTCGACCACGAAGAGGAGATGATTGGTCTGATCCATGGATGAGATCTAAATCACCTGGAGGTCGATCTAAACTTAGAGGAAGAAAGAAGTCTTATTCTTCTCACTCTTCATTTTCGTCATCAAG ATCCAGCAGTAGTTCAAGTAACTCAAGTTATAGCACACGTAGTCGTTCAAGAGGTAGATCtaattcaattacaaaaaGTAGGAAGAAAGCGCCTCCATTGTCATTTAAAACATCTCCTGGCCGTAAAACAAATAGAAAGCCAG agagGAATCCTTCACCAGATGCATTTGACAAAAAACCAATGAATCGATCAATGAATCCCCCAGTACCAACTAATAGATGGTCTGTTTCCCCAACTAATACACCAGCTTCTATACAACCTGTACAAAG agCTAGGCAAATGCCAATGCCACCTAGGTTTGCAGTAAATAAATCAAGTGGAGCTAAGTCACCAGCTACTACTCACACCTCTTCATCTTCATCAAGCAGTGAATCAGCCTCTGAATCAGGTTCTTCGGAATCTTCTGATTCAAGTGGTTCAGAATCTTCATCTGAAGGAGGAAgtccaaaacaaaaaaaactaggATTGTCTCCCAAcaaattgcttaaaaaaaaa atgCATAAAGcacaaatgaaattaaataagaagAAAATGGGAGCTCCAATTATTCCTCCAGTTAAAAaag aaaaatcaatttctCAAGGAAAAAAGAGATCATTAGAATccgataatgatgataataaaagtTCTTCTCCACCAAGA aagaaAGGAGGAGCAGCACCATCGAGACGAGAAGAGTTGTTAAAACAACTTAAGGCTGTAGAAGATGCCATTGCTCGGAAAAAGTCCAAAGTagcatt gaAATGCGAATAG
- the LOC114121399 gene encoding zinc finger CCCH domain-containing protein 18 isoform X1: MESDNSTNSDDSQSNNSSRSASPETVAREQSVSGSPSASSHNSAPQSPDNNTSGSQSIDNGVQSPEQDNDDEDDDPQSPDSSSSKSKSPVVEPCSPEHQQNDEPHSPSSESSSSSRVSSTAGSPDRNSHSRPSSKVSSRSNESDKETKEPHDNYLSDVSDEDSMDNINDDNASQKSAKEWKSDNDTHSSSKEIVIPVNGHNNVDAKTEQPNVVNDAEEPLDFEAEDGEDGECDEPKPVKDETEIEEEKEPEELEEGEVSDEGEHRPEETEPRPICRFYSRGQCTWGASCRFLHPGVADKGNYSMFEMVRPIPPPGGLPSFYPNDSYRSHERTLIPGGPIAPIKKDDIPPVETAWERGLRQAKEILKKSNKKKETDIDFEEKKMNLTSNQEEVEKENDYYAQQRPTSPTASPALSPPIERFKPDLEARHHRGPLPDAYVDEFMPPQVDFYHHRPEFWPPHHGRPLPHFPPGHPIDFHAPPRRNPYYPYPPPEPYYHPGLKPHHRGLPPKYPPNREVIMQRSEKSYSPQPSGHRNRRDRSSSRPRRGDDWSDPWMRSKSPGGRSKLRGRKKSYSSHSSFSSSSNVNRSSSSSSNSSYSTRSRSRGRSNSITKSRKKAPPLSFKTSPGRKTNRKPERNPSPDAFDKKPMNRSMNPPVPTNRWSVSPTNTPASIQPVQRARQMPMPPRFAVNKSSGAKSPATTHTSSSSSSSESASESGSSESSDSSGSESSSEGGSPKQKKLGLSPNKLLKKKMHKAQMKLNKKKMGAPIIPPVKKEKSISQGKKRSLESDNDDNKSSSPPRKKGGAAPSRREELLKQLKAVEDAIARKKSKVALKCE, translated from the exons ATGGAATCAGACAATTCTACAAATTCTGATGACTCACAATCAAATAATTCAAGCCGATCTGCATCACCAGAAACTGTAGCTAGAGAGCAATCTGTTAGCGGTTCGCCTTCAGCATCCAGTCATAATTCTGCTCCACAAAGCCCTGACAATAATACTTCTGGGTCTCAGAGCATAGATAATGGAGTACAAAGTCCGGAACAGGATAATGATGATGAAGATGATGATCCTCAGTCACCTGATAGTTCATCATCTAAATCAAAAAGTCCTGTTGTTGAACCTTGTAGTCCTGAACATCAACAAAATGATGAGCCACATAGTCCAAGTTCAGAATCTAGTTCATCGAGTCGTGTATCTTCTACAGCTGGTTCTCCTGATAGAAATAGCCATTCTCGGCCTTCATCCAAAGTTTCTTCAAGAAGCAATGAATCTGATAAAGAAACAAAAGAACctcatgataattatttatcggaTGTTTCTGATGAAGACTCAATGGACAATATAAATGATGATAATGCTTcccaa aaaagtgCAAAAGAATGGAAAAGTGATAATGATACTCATTCTTCTTCAAAAGAAATTGTTATTCCAGTTAATGGTCACAACAATGTGGATGCTAAAACTGAGCAGCCTAATGTAGTTAATGATGCTGAAGAACCTTTAGACTTTGAAGCTGAAGACGGAGAAGATGGGGAATGTGACGAACCAAAACCAGTTAAAGATGAAACTGAGAttgaagaagaaaaagaaCCTGAAGAGCTTGAAGAGGGTGAAGTTTCTGATGAAGGTGAACATCGACCAGAAGAGACTGAACCCAGGCCGATATGTCGTTTTTATTCGAGAGGACAATGTACATGGGGTGCAAGCTGTCG atttttacatCCGGGCGTCGCAGACAAAGGCAATTATTCAATGTTTGAAATGGTACGCCCAATACCACCACCTGGTGGCTTACCATCATTTTATCCAAATGATTCTTATCGATCACATGAAAGAACTTtg ATTCCTGGAGGTCCGATTGcaccaataaaaaaagatgATATACCACCTGTTGAAACTGCCTGGGAAAGAGGATTACGTCAAGCTAAAGAG atacttaaaaagtctaataaaaaaaaagaaactgaTATTGactttgaagaaaaaaaaatgaacctaACATCAAACCAAGAAGAAgtagaaaaagaaaatgattACTATGCGCAGCAGCGTCCAACTAGTCCAACTGCTTCTCCTGCTTTAAGTCCTCCCATTGAAAGATt taaacctGATTTAGAAGCCCGGCATCATAGAGGTCCTCTACCAGATGCTTATGTAGACGAATTTATGCCTCCACAAGTAGATTTTTATCATCATCGACCAGAATTTTGGCCTCCTCATCATGGTCGTCCTTTACCTCATTTTCCTCCTGGACATCCAATTGATTTTCATGCTCCGCCTCGAAGGAATCCATATTATCCATATCCACCCCCTGAACCTTATTATCATCCAGGTTTGAAACCTCACCATCGAGGTTTGCCCCCTAAGTACCCTCCTAATAGAGAAGTAATAATGCAACGCTCTGAAAAATCTTAcag tcCTCAACCTTCTGGTCATCGTAATAGAAGAGATAGGTCATCAAGTCGACCACGAAGAGGAGATGATTGGTCTGATCCATGGATGAGATCTAAATCACCTGGAGGTCGATCTAAACTTAGAGGAAGAAAGAAGTCTTATTCTTCTCACTCTTCATTTTCGTCATCAAG TAATGTTAACAGATCCAGCAGTAGTTCAAGTAACTCAAGTTATAGCACACGTAGTCGTTCAAGAGGTAGATCtaattcaattacaaaaaGTAGGAAGAAAGCGCCTCCATTGTCATTTAAAACATCTCCTGGCCGTAAAACAAATAGAAAGCCAG agagGAATCCTTCACCAGATGCATTTGACAAAAAACCAATGAATCGATCAATGAATCCCCCAGTACCAACTAATAGATGGTCTGTTTCCCCAACTAATACACCAGCTTCTATACAACCTGTACAAAG agCTAGGCAAATGCCAATGCCACCTAGGTTTGCAGTAAATAAATCAAGTGGAGCTAAGTCACCAGCTACTACTCACACCTCTTCATCTTCATCAAGCAGTGAATCAGCCTCTGAATCAGGTTCTTCGGAATCTTCTGATTCAAGTGGTTCAGAATCTTCATCTGAAGGAGGAAgtccaaaacaaaaaaaactaggATTGTCTCCCAAcaaattgcttaaaaaaaaa atgCATAAAGcacaaatgaaattaaataagaagAAAATGGGAGCTCCAATTATTCCTCCAGTTAAAAaag aaaaatcaatttctCAAGGAAAAAAGAGATCATTAGAATccgataatgatgataataaaagtTCTTCTCCACCAAGA aagaaAGGAGGAGCAGCACCATCGAGACGAGAAGAGTTGTTAAAACAACTTAAGGCTGTAGAAGATGCCATTGCTCGGAAAAAGTCCAAAGTagcatt gaAATGCGAATAG
- the LOC114121399 gene encoding zinc finger CCCH domain-containing protein 18 isoform X2, with the protein MESDNSTNSDDSQSNNSSRSASPETVAREQSVSGSPSASSHNSAPQSPDNNTSGSQSIDNGVQSPEQDNDDEDDDPQSPDSSSSKSKSPVVEPCSPEHQQNDEPHSPSSESSSSSRVSSTAGSPDRNSHSRPSSKVSSRSNESDKETKEPHDNYLSDVSDEDSMDNINDDNASQKSAKEWKSDNDTHSSSKEIVIPVNGHNNVDAKTEQPNVVNDAEEPLDFEAEDGEDGECDEPKPVKDETEIEEEKEPEELEEGEVSDEGEHRPEETEPRPICRFYSRGQCTWGASCRFLHPGVADKGNYSMFEMVRPIPPPGGLPSFYPNDSYRSHERTLIPGGPIAPIKKDDIPPVETAWERGLRQAKEILKKSNKKKETDIDFEEKKMNLTSNQEEVEKENDYYAQQRPTSPTASPALSPPIERFKPDLEARHHRGPLPDAYVDEFMPPQVDFYHHRPEFWPPHHGRPLPHFPPGHPIDFHAPPRRNPYYPYPPPEPYYHPGLKPHHRGLPPKYPPNREVIMQRSEKSYSPQPSGHRNRRDRSSSRPRRGDDWSDPWMRSKSPGGRSKLRGRKKSYSSHSSFSSSSNVNRSSSSSSNSSYSTRSRSRGRSNSITKSRKKAPPLSFKTSPGRKTNRKPERNPSPDAFDKKPMNRSMNPPVPTNRWSVSPTNTPASIQPVQRQMPMPPRFAVNKSSGAKSPATTHTSSSSSSSESASESGSSESSDSSGSESSSEGGSPKQKKLGLSPNKLLKKKMHKAQMKLNKKKMGAPIIPPVKKEKSISQGKKRSLESDNDDNKSSSPPRKKGGAAPSRREELLKQLKAVEDAIARKKSKVALKCE; encoded by the exons ATGGAATCAGACAATTCTACAAATTCTGATGACTCACAATCAAATAATTCAAGCCGATCTGCATCACCAGAAACTGTAGCTAGAGAGCAATCTGTTAGCGGTTCGCCTTCAGCATCCAGTCATAATTCTGCTCCACAAAGCCCTGACAATAATACTTCTGGGTCTCAGAGCATAGATAATGGAGTACAAAGTCCGGAACAGGATAATGATGATGAAGATGATGATCCTCAGTCACCTGATAGTTCATCATCTAAATCAAAAAGTCCTGTTGTTGAACCTTGTAGTCCTGAACATCAACAAAATGATGAGCCACATAGTCCAAGTTCAGAATCTAGTTCATCGAGTCGTGTATCTTCTACAGCTGGTTCTCCTGATAGAAATAGCCATTCTCGGCCTTCATCCAAAGTTTCTTCAAGAAGCAATGAATCTGATAAAGAAACAAAAGAACctcatgataattatttatcggaTGTTTCTGATGAAGACTCAATGGACAATATAAATGATGATAATGCTTcccaa aaaagtgCAAAAGAATGGAAAAGTGATAATGATACTCATTCTTCTTCAAAAGAAATTGTTATTCCAGTTAATGGTCACAACAATGTGGATGCTAAAACTGAGCAGCCTAATGTAGTTAATGATGCTGAAGAACCTTTAGACTTTGAAGCTGAAGACGGAGAAGATGGGGAATGTGACGAACCAAAACCAGTTAAAGATGAAACTGAGAttgaagaagaaaaagaaCCTGAAGAGCTTGAAGAGGGTGAAGTTTCTGATGAAGGTGAACATCGACCAGAAGAGACTGAACCCAGGCCGATATGTCGTTTTTATTCGAGAGGACAATGTACATGGGGTGCAAGCTGTCG atttttacatCCGGGCGTCGCAGACAAAGGCAATTATTCAATGTTTGAAATGGTACGCCCAATACCACCACCTGGTGGCTTACCATCATTTTATCCAAATGATTCTTATCGATCACATGAAAGAACTTtg ATTCCTGGAGGTCCGATTGcaccaataaaaaaagatgATATACCACCTGTTGAAACTGCCTGGGAAAGAGGATTACGTCAAGCTAAAGAG atacttaaaaagtctaataaaaaaaaagaaactgaTATTGactttgaagaaaaaaaaatgaacctaACATCAAACCAAGAAGAAgtagaaaaagaaaatgattACTATGCGCAGCAGCGTCCAACTAGTCCAACTGCTTCTCCTGCTTTAAGTCCTCCCATTGAAAGATt taaacctGATTTAGAAGCCCGGCATCATAGAGGTCCTCTACCAGATGCTTATGTAGACGAATTTATGCCTCCACAAGTAGATTTTTATCATCATCGACCAGAATTTTGGCCTCCTCATCATGGTCGTCCTTTACCTCATTTTCCTCCTGGACATCCAATTGATTTTCATGCTCCGCCTCGAAGGAATCCATATTATCCATATCCACCCCCTGAACCTTATTATCATCCAGGTTTGAAACCTCACCATCGAGGTTTGCCCCCTAAGTACCCTCCTAATAGAGAAGTAATAATGCAACGCTCTGAAAAATCTTAcag tcCTCAACCTTCTGGTCATCGTAATAGAAGAGATAGGTCATCAAGTCGACCACGAAGAGGAGATGATTGGTCTGATCCATGGATGAGATCTAAATCACCTGGAGGTCGATCTAAACTTAGAGGAAGAAAGAAGTCTTATTCTTCTCACTCTTCATTTTCGTCATCAAG TAATGTTAACAGATCCAGCAGTAGTTCAAGTAACTCAAGTTATAGCACACGTAGTCGTTCAAGAGGTAGATCtaattcaattacaaaaaGTAGGAAGAAAGCGCCTCCATTGTCATTTAAAACATCTCCTGGCCGTAAAACAAATAGAAAGCCAG agagGAATCCTTCACCAGATGCATTTGACAAAAAACCAATGAATCGATCAATGAATCCCCCAGTACCAACTAATAGATGGTCTGTTTCCCCAACTAATACACCAGCTTCTATACAACCTGTACAAAG GCAAATGCCAATGCCACCTAGGTTTGCAGTAAATAAATCAAGTGGAGCTAAGTCACCAGCTACTACTCACACCTCTTCATCTTCATCAAGCAGTGAATCAGCCTCTGAATCAGGTTCTTCGGAATCTTCTGATTCAAGTGGTTCAGAATCTTCATCTGAAGGAGGAAgtccaaaacaaaaaaaactaggATTGTCTCCCAAcaaattgcttaaaaaaaaa atgCATAAAGcacaaatgaaattaaataagaagAAAATGGGAGCTCCAATTATTCCTCCAGTTAAAAaag aaaaatcaatttctCAAGGAAAAAAGAGATCATTAGAATccgataatgatgataataaaagtTCTTCTCCACCAAGA aagaaAGGAGGAGCAGCACCATCGAGACGAGAAGAGTTGTTAAAACAACTTAAGGCTGTAGAAGATGCCATTGCTCGGAAAAAGTCCAAAGTagcatt gaAATGCGAATAG